Genomic window (Oenanthe melanoleuca isolate GR-GAL-2019-014 chromosome 1A, OMel1.0, whole genome shotgun sequence):
TGCATGCAAAGTAAGTCAACTGTTTCCACACTGATGGCCTGATCCACTTTCTGTCAAAATGTGACCGGCCATCTCTGAGGGCTGCTCAGCCAGAAAACCACTTGGAGACTCCACCTTAGCTCACAGGAGAGGTATGGGAGGGAAGGGAACTCACTCCAACACTTGGGAGGCAAGGACGGGAAAGGTTTGTAGACAGGGTTCCTCCAACATGCAACTTGCCTTTTCAGCTCAGAGATCGCTGCTTAGTCCTAGAATGCCTTTCCCTCCAGTTCAAGCAAGCCAAACACCATCCCAGACACACATGCTTCAATACTACAAAATACTCTTTTCTCTAAGGACCGTCTAATACCACTACAGTTTGTGCAATCACTgcatttattattcatttttaaactcTCTCGCTCTCTCCCTGtagaaactttttttaaaacttttctttttttatgcaAAACTAATCATTTCACTTTTTCCACTCCATCATAAAATCTCCTCTAAAAACACGACGACAAGAACAAAcatggcacagacacagagaatatttccctgtttttgttgattttttttttctaaggatTATAGGGAAAGGAAGGGGATACTTTCAAATAAACTCCTCCTTCAATTCCTTGCCCATTTTAAAAGGCAGGGATGAATCTTCTTTCCTATCTCCCTTAAGGAGCAAGGGCAAAATTCAGAAGGAGGAGCACAGCCCACGTGAATATGAAGGTAGGTTAGTCAGCCTCAAGTGTCTTGTCCACCTGAGGGAACTTGAGGTGACTGCTGCATTCAAGTTAGCAAACCTCTAACTCAAAACAGCACAGGATCCTCATTTTGGATCCAGAGGTTCAGGGTTTGGTTCCCACCTGGTGACCCACCCAGGGAGGGATTTGTCACACAAGCAGGTGAGCTGTGTCTGCAAGCCGGATCATACTCCTTTCTTCCTCCACAAAGAGGATGTACTGCACGAGTTTCTCTGCTGCAACAAGTGCCCTCATCTCCTCACCGCAGGAAGAAGGTCCTTGCGGAGCATCCCTACAATGACCCACTGTTTTGCTCTTCCCAGACAGTTCCCTTGCTTGCCACTCTGGAGAAAGGCAAAACCCCTTCAATTAAACAATTCCTGCCCCTTGCCCCCAAAGAACACCATACAAGAGACACTGGGGAAAAGAATTCTGCCAAGCAATACATCTTGGCCAAAACACATCAAGAGTTTCCTATTAAAGTTCCCTTTTATCTCCCACTTAAACGCTTCAACACTTTTTTCAGAACCTTGataccacaaaacaaaacacatcacCACATACACACCAAACAGTAACTTAACAACCTAAAGTGACTGGCCGGTTTGCATCCACCCCATAAAGCAGCTCCTCTTATCTCACAGCCACAGATTAGTTCTTACTCagaagggggaggaaaaagagaagaatctCCTCACTATTTTCctaagaaaaagcttttccctATACCTACAAACTGCTCATTTTTGAAGCTGCAGTCAAATGGATAGGCTATGCTAACATAAGGGATCTCTGGGTGTGCCAGGCACAGGAAAGATGCGCGAAAGAAAACCCAAATTataaaaaacacccacaaaaaaTACAAGCAGGTATTAACACAGACACGCACACAAGTCCAACAAGTTATAGAAAGCCTTACTTGGTGAATGGATCAGGGAAGTTTCTTTCTCCCTGCCCCTAGCTTCAGTTGTGAATGAAAGCACATCCCCGAAGAGTCCACTAAGCTCTTTAaaccaaggaaagaaaaagagaggtgTACCAAGGGTGGTGCTAACAGCACCTGGAATGCCTCTCAGACGGTCTGCACAGACACCCAACTGTGACTGGTGTGAATTCACCGTTTCCCACAGCTTGGAACGCCACCCACTGCAAGGCAAGGTTTGTGGGGAGGGCAGCACAGATTTTATTACACCAGCccaggtgctggaggcagggaacaGACAAGCTCTAGGCACAAAAGCCCTAATTAAGGTCAGACGCCAGTCTGCCCCTCTACCACCCTGACAATGTTCTTTGGGCAGGCAAATATTACTTCCCTCCCACAAACTGCCTCCCTTCTATGTTCAGATCACTGCAACTACAAAATCACTACTGCAGGAGAGCACacctcagagccagcagctcctgaacaTCCTTGTGTGAAAGCACCAGAGGGGCAAATTCCACTTGTGTTCAccttcccagggcaggtttGTAAGTAAAGGAGCCCTGGCATGAGGAATTTTTCCCACCCTTTACACCTCTGCAGCATGTTATGTAGAAGAGACACCCCTCTGCCCCAtccagggacagggctgagaGGGTGAGGCTCTCCCACCGTTCATCAGCGCCTCCTTTCCTTGCCTCTACAGGCTCAGTCCTGCGCAAgtagaggaagaaaggagagcAAAGGAATGGCTTCTCACTGTGAAGCTTAGGACccacacagaaacaaagcaagcCAGAAATGGCAGGCAAAAAATAGAGCTTATTTTGGATGTGAACAAAGCTGGTCAGGGAAAGAGGAAGCTGTGGAACAAACAGCAAGCTGTGGTCTTGCTCCCTCCTGTTTGCTAGGGGTGAAGAGAAGGAATTTCTAGATCAGCTCACAGGAGCTTTTTCGGGGAAGAGATCCAGCGCACATGCATACAATGTGAGACAGATATTTCTTATGAGCACCTTTGGTTGACAGTTGTAAGGGCTGTTTCAGATGCTGAAAGACAGAGGGGAAACCTCTTCCAGGCCACCCACcagagggagggcagagcaggaggggcaAAAGCAAGCAGGAAGAACAACCAACCTGCCTTAGTATCCACCCCTCCTTCCTTTGGAAGGAACAAGAGGAAGCAAAGAGGGCCGGGGGAAGCTTACAtacaggcaggagagcagcctcATGTGGCTGTTGGCATTATCTTCCACAGACTGAAGGATGGATCCACAGCCCACTCCCGCTTCTGCTACAGAAAGACCAGGGAACGGCATTTCATGTCCCTCTCTCCAAACAAGTGCAAATGATGAACATCAGGAGGAAGATGCTGGCTGGAAGCAGactcctcttttcttccccttctcccgAGAAGCTGAACAGGTTGGAAGAtgcaggagaagaggagggatCAGGGCACCTGAAAGCGCCCATACAACTGCCAAGGTAGCACCAATAGTCAAAGGAAAGGGGAAGCCAATATGGGGCATAGGCTGCATGGGGCACCCCCCACCACCCCAGCTTTGTCTCAAGCACCTTCCAGGCATGACATTTCACCTGTCCTTCTCCCCCTCACTCTGAGGGCATCTGGATCAGCAAGTGCCCCAAGGACAGCAGAGGACAGGGCAGATCCAGGCTGCAGGTGACGAGGGGAAGGATGGCAGGATGGTAGTCATGGCAAGAGGTAAACAAGAATGAAAGAGTCTGCATGCACATTGTGGGAGAAGGTCTGGAGGACATGGGCAAGGGCTCCAATCCTCTTACATCCTTCCCTCAAGGGTTTGGAGCTCCTCTTCAGTTTTTGTCAAGATGGAAAGGGAATGAGGAAGAGCAGCACCTTCCTCACCACCTGCACAGGCACACAGACACATGCTCACTCATCCCTCAGCCCCAAAGGCTCCACCGCCCGTTGGACAACACCACACTCAAGGACAAACAACcactccccagccccaccacaaccctccctgcctcctcctAGCAGTACCAACACCCAGAACAGTGGGTGCTCCCATACCCCCACTGACACACTCCAGCCTCCAGGCAAGAGGAAGTGggcaggaggaaaggaggaggaagggtggcagtgagggcagagggacagccaaggggagaaggagagaacTAAGGACAGCCATTCGCAACACAACTTCTCTCAGGTAGAGCTCCCCCCAcacccctggagcagggggacCTGGCTGCTCACTTGCTGCCTCCTCCACCACCACCCACCGCCACCTTCTCAAAATCCTCTGCATTGCAGAACTCCTTGATGGTTACAGTGAGGAGGTTGCTGGTGACATCTGTGACCACCACATTAGAGCAAGGGGACATCTCAGGACGCCAGTCGCCAGCCTCCTGCTCCGGGTCAGAAGAGGAGAGGGACAAAGAGGGCGTCTGCCCCCCACTGCACCCTCCCGAGGGAGAACGCTTGCTGGTGGCAGCCGACTCAGGTGGGATTGAGAGGTCAAGGACCTCCGACTCACGCCAGTCGGGGATGGCTGGGCTGAGGGTCTCAGGGAGCAGCTTTGGAGGGGAATCATCTGGGTCAGAGGAGGAGTGAGGAGCGGGTGATgggcagccagaggagctggagctgggggcaTCATAGGGGGTGGAGCCCACAATGAGCCCACAGGAGGCTGCCTGGGAGCCTTCGGCCTCCCCCTTGCCCTCCAGAGAGGGGGCAGGTGCGGCAGACGGCTTATTGTAGAGCGCAAAGGTGCCAAACTTCATGTGGCGGATCTGAGTGCGGAGGACGCTCTCGCTGAACTTTTTGCTCTTGCCAATGACACGGTTTCGGGACGGGATCTTGGGCCGGGCCAGGCCCCCGGCCCCGTTGGCTGGCTTCCCACCTTTGTCAATGACTTTGAGGTTGAGGATGATGCGGCTGCGCTTGGGCTCGCGGGGCTTCACCTTACGGTTGATGATGCGGACGGTCTCCGAGAAGGGCGAGACAGGAGGGCGAatgccggccccgccgcccaCGCTCCCGCCGCTCTGGGGGTCCGGACGGGGCAGGGGGCGCCGCGACATGCGGTGGCATCGCCGGATGTCTTTCTTGAGCCGGTGCACGGCGGCACTAGAATGGAGTTTGGGAGAGGAGGTACTGGAACCAGGCTTGACAGAAAAGTGTACATCCCCAATGTGGAGGGCCTCCGCTTGGGCCCGAGCCTGCGGTGgtggggagaaagaaaacaaacagggtCAGAGAGGCAGCCTAGGTGCAGCCAGACCTCAAATCGGGCACTGCTCACTTCAGGATAAGCACTCACCAGCAGTACCGTGACACATTCACACCAACATCAACGACAAGCACAGGTACACGCCTACAAACTACTGAtagctccagcacagcccccaaaCGGGCATAGGACACTGTCTATAATTTTTTGGGAAGCTAATGTCTCCCTAGGCTGTACCCCTGTTAACACATGCTTTCCCCAGGGGGAAGCTGCTACTTCCCAGGCATGCTTCAGGGTTAGAATTAACGGTCTCCCAAGCCCCCCTTGGTCATCATCAGTCAATGTGCACAACCCTCCATTGTCAGCCAAAGAAGCCAGCATCATCCTAGGCACTTGGGGCTGTCAGTGGTGAGACAGCACCCAAACTTACATAGGGATTGTACCAGGTTCTCTACAAACTGAGCACAAGTTAAGAGGGAAGAGGCAGAGTAATGCCTAAAGAGAAGTGCCTCTGAAAAGCGTGATAGAAGGGGGTCTTGAAGAACACAGATGGAGGCTGGTGAGAATGGTCTGATGGAGCTGTCTTCATTAAACACAAGAAATTTAGAGATCTGATTTTTAACTAGGGTCACATGCAAGTCATTCATCCTTACTGTACTGTAGGAGCAAAGTCCAGTATTAAAGAGATGAGGCCAGCTGGAATTCAAGTAAAATTTAACTGCACCTCCAAAGAAGACATTGACTTGTCTTTTTGAGCATCATGCTTGCTTGAAACTGGATCACAGCAAGAATAGCACCTGTTCAACTGCTCTATGCCCTCACCAAGAGCCAGGCCGgggaaacaatatttttaagttCTTCTGGTGCCAAAAACTGCCCTAGTTCACGCACCAGAGACAGGAACATTTTCTGGCAGCAGGAACAACTGTTTCATTGGTAAGCTATTCTTCCATCACATCTCATCAGAGCACTCTTGCTTGTATAGCTCATCCTTCCACCTGCACCCCAGCAGTTGCCCAAACCAACCCCCTTTCATATTCCCTCTCAGCAGTAGTGACAGGTAGAAGTCACACAGGCCTGGAGGGGACAGGCGAGCCCCCACCCTGTGACTGCCCATCCCGCGAGCAGCTTCCCCCACCTCGTGGGCACAGCAAGAACTGCAGCGCTAGAAGACgacagctgcttttcctccccaaCTTTTCCATCCCGTTGCCCCTTGCACACGCCAAGATCGGGATGGCTTCTTGCCAGCTAAGAGCTTAGCACTCAACTCCATCTCCTTTGTcaccctgcaggctgtgcctccTACCAGAGAAatgcctggggaaaaaaatgtgcgTGTAAAGGCAGGGATCTAACAGATCTAAGCGAGGGGCCCATCCAGCCCCTGCACAAAAAGCTCAAAGTCCTGCTCTACAGCTCCAGAGCTTTGCTGCTAGCCAGAGCCTCTCTTCTCCCACAGAGATATGCATGGGAACTGCAGAAGATCCTGAATGAGCAGAGAACGGAGACGTGAAGACATTTTGTTCCTCTCTGACTAACACTGGATGATCACAGCCTCCAGTACTACTTGCATTCTGGCTTTAAAAAGACTACAAAAATGAGGCCTCCTTCTCTGACTGTACAAGAAAACACACACTGAAGGCTCATCCTTACTGGGGACCTAGACTCTGTGTTAGCCAGCTGACAAAGAAACAGACACAAGCGAGCACAACTCCAAGGCAGGCACAGATACTCTGCACATTAACAAACAGAGCTGTTTCCACCTAGCTAAAGGGAAGTGTTTCCAGCACACACAAACCCCAACACATCCTACTGTAGCAGAAAGCATCCTAATGTCCATCTAATTACTCTCTACCCAGCCTCAAGTGTTACTCCATGCCCAAAACTGTTGAGAAAATAAGATACAGTTCCTGTAACAGGCATCATACAGgcctgagcacagaaacagcaccAGATGaactccctgcagcacacatcAATTCTACCCCTCCCATCTCATCAATGCACAACCTGGAAACACTGCAGATCTGGTCAGGAGGTCACAGGCACAGGCAAATGCACATTTGGGCTGCGCTTGCTCCATCTCTTCACAGGTTCCTCTGAAGCAGATGGCAGACACAAGGACAAGCTAAAGGTTGCCTTCTGACATTACATACCAGCACAGCCTGAATTAACAAATTTGTTCCTTTTCATCCTGCTCCATATCACAGCCAGcccttccagcactgctgctcttgtgCTCTGGGTTTCTCACCAACTTACCACTGCTGAGCCAAGAGCAAAATGCAACACAGTGTCCCATTCCAAAACACAGGTCAGAGAAGCCAGGCAGAGGTTACAGACAGATGCATCACTGAAAATACTTCTACAGCTTCAATGGATGGACAAAGGTATCCTTCAGGGCCTCTCCTGCTGCCAACACTGCACATGTTTCAGATTAATTGCCTACCCTGTAATCATGCCTTGGAGTTCTGCCCCCTCTGTGCCATCCTGCTCCAAGTCAAATCTAATTGCCACCTTCCACCAGCACCACCTCCATCACCCAGGAAAGGTGGCAGGTTCCCAGAAGCGTGGGGGAAGCAGTCACAAACACCCTCAGTTTCTTTATACACCCCAAAAATTTCTGAGCAGCACTTCCCATCAGCCACATTAAACAAAGTGATAATGCTGGGATGGTAAGTACCTGGCCACTTCCACAGCCCGACCGATTTTACTTTGTCTGCCTGTACACATTAATCAGCTCCTGTCCTGTTTTCACAGAGAGacctgttttggttttgtgcttgCACAGCAGCTAGGGCAGAGCCCTGGTACATGGCCTGGACTTTTCCAGTGTGCCAGAACCAGTAGCTCTCATTTCCGTGCTATGTGTCTGCATTTCAGTTACTTCTGAGGCACTTTTTCAAGGCTGAAGCTGTTTCTAACTCATGTTTCAGCTATCTGCCTTTATTAAATTCCAGCTTCAGTAGTCTCCAGGTAGTCTACATGCAGCATTGATACTTTGGTCAGATTATTAAGACAGAAGGTAAGTTAGGGCCCAGCAGTCCTCCCCCTGCTGCTACGCAGCTATCTCCAGTGACCAGCTCCAAAGAGCATTATGCAAATATTCAGCTTACCTTGAGATTGTTTTTCCAGGTAAGGTTTCAAGAAAAATCTTATCAGATGCTTTATCTAAGACCAGCCCCCAGAGCTTTCTCACTTGGGA
Coding sequences:
- the CBX6 gene encoding chromobox protein homolog 6 isoform X1; the encoded protein is MELSAVGERVFAAESIIKRRIRKGRIEYLVKWKGWAIKYSTWEPEENILDSRLIAAFEQKERERELYGPKKRGPKPKTFLLKARAQAEALHIGDVHFSVKPGSSTSSPKLHSSAAVHRLKKDIRRCHRMSRRPLPRPDPQSGGSVGGGAGIRPPVSPFSETVRIINRKVKPREPKRSRIILNLKVIDKGGKPANGAGGLARPKIPSRNRVIGKSKKFSESVLRTQIRHMKFGTFALYNKPSAAPAPSLEGKGEAEGSQAASCGLIVGSTPYDAPSSSSSGCPSPAPHSSSDPDDSPPKLLPETLSPAIPDWRESEVLDLSIPPESAATSKRSPSGGCSGGQTPSLSLSSSDPEQEAGDWRPEMSPCSNVVVTDVTSNLLTVTIKEFCNAEDFEKVAVGGGGGGSK
- the CBX6 gene encoding chromobox protein homolog 6 isoform X2 — encoded protein: MELSAVGERVFAAESIIKRRIRKGRIEYLVKWKGWAIKYSTWEPEENILDSRLIAAFEQKERERELYGPKKRGPKPKTFLLKPGSSTSSPKLHSSAAVHRLKKDIRRCHRMSRRPLPRPDPQSGGSVGGGAGIRPPVSPFSETVRIINRKVKPREPKRSRIILNLKVIDKGGKPANGAGGLARPKIPSRNRVIGKSKKFSESVLRTQIRHMKFGTFALYNKPSAAPAPSLEGKGEAEGSQAASCGLIVGSTPYDAPSSSSSGCPSPAPHSSSDPDDSPPKLLPETLSPAIPDWRESEVLDLSIPPESAATSKRSPSGGCSGGQTPSLSLSSSDPEQEAGDWRPEMSPCSNVVVTDVTSNLLTVTIKEFCNAEDFEKVAVGGGGGGSK